The following are encoded in a window of Strigops habroptila isolate Jane chromosome 9, bStrHab1.2.pri, whole genome shotgun sequence genomic DNA:
- the GCNT3 gene encoding beta-1,3-galactosyl-O-glycosyl-glycoprotein beta-1,6-N-acetylglucosaminyltransferase 3: protein MRLCDKSLPPAARRRCAVLLGSLLLAAALALRGATRPCPAGHPRCRQRLYRALELSPGRRINCSGVVRGDERAIQEAQLSNLEVANRRASLTPDEYLHMAKDCSAFKESRRFIEFPLSQEEEEFPIAYSMVIHDKIEMFERLLRSLYAPQNVYCVHIDSKSPAAFQEAVRAIIACFPNVFVASHLEDVVYASWSRLQADLNCMQDLLQSPVPWHYILNTCGTDFPIKTNAEIVRALKVLQGRNSMESEKPSALKQERWQYHHEVGQFISRTATKKLPPPHNYRMFTGNAYVVVTRAFVQHIFEDSAAQQFLEWAKDTYSPDEHVWATLNRVPGVPGATPANDKFQLSDMNALPRLVKWQFLEGDTSKGAPYPPCTGQHQRSVCIYGVGDVPWMLQQHHLLANKFDPLVDDAAIQCLEEHLRHRALYGQGL from the coding sequence ATGCGGCTGTGCGACAAGAGCCTCCccccggcggcgcggcggcgctGCGCGGTGCTGCTGGGGTCGCTGCTGCTGGCCGCCGCCTTGGCGCTGCGCGGCGCAACCCGGCCCTGCCCGGCGGGGCACCCGCGCTGCCGCCAGCGCCTCTACCGGGCGCTGGAGCTGTCCCCCGGCAGGAGGATCAACTGCTCGGGGGTGGTCCGCGGGGACGAGCGAGCCATCCAGGAGGCACAGCTCAGCAACCTGGAGGTCGCCAACAGAAGGGCTTCCCTGACCCCCGACGAGTACCTGCACATGGCCAAGGACTGCAGCGCCTTCAAGGAGAGCCGGCGGTTCATCGAGTTCCCGCTgagccaggaggaggaagagttcCCCATCGCCTACTCCATGGTCATCCATGACAAAATCGAGATGTTTGAGCGTCTCCTGCGGTCCCTCTATGCCCCCCAGAACGTCTACTGCGTCCACATTGACAGCAAGTCCCCTGCCGCCTTCCAGGAGGCTGTGCGGGCCATCATAGCCTGCTTCCCCAACGTCTTTGTGGCAAGCCACCTGGAAGACGTGGTCTATGCCTCCTGGTCCCGGCTGCAGGCCGACCTCAACTGCATGCAGGACCTGTTGCAGAGCCCCGTGCCATGGCACTACATCCTGAACACCTGCGGCACTGATTTCCCCATCAAGACCAATGCGGAGATTGTCCGTGCCCTGAAGGTGCTGCAGGGGCGGAACAGCATGGAGTCCGAGAAACCGTCGGCCCTCAAGCAGGAGCGGTGGCAGTACCACCATGAGGTGGGGCAGTTTATCTCCCGCACAGCCACCAAGAAACTGCCGCCGCCCCACAACTACCGCATGTTCACGGGCAACGCGTACGTTGTGGTCACGCGCGCCTTCGTGCAGCACATCTTTGAGGACTCCGCTGCGCAGCAGTTCCTCGAGTGGGCCAAGGACACCTACAGCCCTGACGAGCACGTCTGGGCCACACTCAACCGCGTACCTGGTGTGCCGGGCGCCACGCCCGCGAACGACAAGTTCCAGCTTTCGGACATGAATGCCCTGCCCCGCCTGGTCAAGTGGCAGTTCCTGGAGGGGGACACCAGCAAGGGCGCACCCTACCCGCCCTGCACCGGCCAGCACCAGCGCTCCGTCTGTATCTACGGGGTGGGCGACGTGCCCTggatgctccagcagcaccacctCTTGGCCAACAAGTTCGACCCCTTGGTGGACGACGCCGCTATCCAGTGTCTGGAGGAGCACCTGCGCCACAGGGCCCTCTACGGCCAGGGGCTCTGA